In Planococcus sp. MB-3u-03, the DNA window CGATGCTTTGGTCGATGAATTGTGCAACAGGCTGCTTGCGAATACGGTGATTGAAGATTACAGGTACGAAATCGAGGAGGTTGTCTCGCAATGAAATTCGCAGTGATTGTTTTCCCAGGGTCGAATTGTGACTTGGACATGTATCACGCCATCAAAGATGAGCTTGGAGAAGAAGCGGAATATGTCTGGCATGATACGCATGACTTAAGCGGTTATGACGGAATTTTGCTTCCAGGAGGTTTCTCATACGGGGATTATTTGCGTGCAGGAGCGATTGCCCGTTTTTCAGGTGTCATGGACGAAGTACGCAAAGCAGCGGAGGCCGGCAAACCGGTTCTCGGCATCTGCAACGGATTCCAGATCCTGACAGAAGCCGGATTGCTTCCTGGCATGCTGATGCGCAATAAAGACTTGAAGTTCACTTGCCGCACAGTCAGCTTGAAAGTAGAGAACGCTCATACTTTGTTCACGAATGAATACAAAGAAGGCGAAGAAATCCGCATTCCGGTCGCTCACGGGGAAGGCAATTATTATTGCGACGATGCGACATATCAGCATTTGAAAGACAATAATCAAATCGTTTTCACATACGCAGAAGATTTTAACGGCAGCCGCAATAACATTGCCGGCATCATCAACGAACGCGGAAACGTGCTCGGCATGATGCCGCATCCGGAACGTGCCGTTTCCGACTTGATTGGCGGAACGGACGGCTTGCCATTATTCAGATCAATCGTCAAACAGTGGAGGGAATCACATGTCAGTCACGCTTGAGCCGAACACACAACAGATTAAAGAGCAACAGCTTTATAAGCAAATGGGTCTATCGGACGCTGAATTCAAAATGGTCGAAGATATACTCGGCAGAACGCCGAACTACACCGAGACCGGTTTGTTTTCTGTTATGTGGTCTGAACATTGTTCCTATAAAAATTCAAAACCGGTTTTATCGAAATTCCCAACTTCAGGCGAACACGTTTTGCAAGGACCTGGAGAAGGCGCGGGCATCGTCGATATCGGTGACGGCCAGGCAGCTGTATTCAAAATGGAATCCCATAACCATCCGTCTGCAATCGAACCTTACCAAGGAGCAGCAACAGGCGTCGGCGGCATCATCCGCGACGTTTTCTCGATGGGCGCACGTCCAATCGCGCTGTTGAACTCCTTGCGATTCGGCGAACTTGAAACGCCGCGCGTCAAGTATTTGTTCGAGGAAGTGGTCGCAGGCATTGCCGGCTATGGCAATTGCATCGGCATTCCGACGGTCGGAGGCGAAGTGCAGTTTGATGCATCGTATGATGGCAACCCGCTTGTCAATGCCATGTGCGTCGGCTTGATCGACCATAAAGATATCCAAAAAGGCGTCGCTAAAGGAACCGGCAACCCGGTCATGTACGTCGGCGCTAAAACAGGTCGCGACGGTATCCACGGCGCGACATTTGCTTCAGAAGAGTTGACGGACGCATCCGATGAAAAACGCCCAGCCGTTCAAGTGGGCGATCCGTTCATGGAGAAATTGCTTCTTGAAGCTTGCCTGGAACTCGTGAAATCCGATGCGCTCATCGGCATACAGGATATGGGTGCAGCTGGCCTCACTTCATCTTCAGCGGAAATGGCCTCAAAAGCCGGATCCGGCATCGAGATGGATTTGGATCACGTACCGCAGCGCGAAACGGGCATGACGGCTTACGAAATGATGCTGTCGGAATCACAAGAACGTATGCTGATCGTCGTCAAACAAGGGCGCGAACCGGAAATCGTCGAGTTGTTCGAAAAATACGGGCTTGACGCCGTGACAGTCGGACGGGTAACGGACGATTCCACGTTGCGCTTGAAGCATAAAGGTGAAATCGTCGCAGAAGTGCCGGTCGATGCACTGGCAGAAGATGCGCCGGTCTATCACCAAAAATCAAGCGTGCCGGAATATTACCGCGAATTCCAAAGCTTGCCGAACGAAGAGCCTAAAGTGGAAGACCATCAGGCGACATTGCTTTCGTTATTGAAGCAGCCGACCATCGCTTCAAAAGAATGGGTTTATAATCAATACGATCACCAAGTGCGTACTAGCACGGTCGTATCCCCTGGCTCTGACGCTGCGGTGATCCGTGTGCGCGGAACGAATAAAGGGCTTGCGATGACAACGGATTGCAACTCCCGTTATATTTACCTTGACCCAGAAACAGGCGGCAAGATCGCTGTCGCAGAAGCGGCGCGTAACGTCGTCGTCTCAGGCGGGCGCCCGCTTGCGATCACCGATTGCCTGAACTTCGGCAACCCGGAAAAACCTGAGATTTTCTGGCAGCTTGAAAAGCGGCTGACGGCATGTCGGCAGCTTGCCTTCAATTGAACGCACCAGTTATTGGCGGAAACGTCTCTTTATATAATGAAACAAACGGCACAGCGATTTACCCGACGCCGACAATCGGACTTGTCGGGCTTGTCGAAGATTTGAAGCATGTGACGACGCAAGATGCGAAAAGCAAGGCGATTTCGTCTATCTTGTCGGCGGCAGCATGACAGAATTCGGCGGCAGCGAATTGCAGAAAATGGTAGAAGGCCGTATTTTCGGTAAAGCGCCGTCTATCGATTTGGACGTCGAAGCACAACGCCAATCCGCTATCCTTACTGCCATTCAACAAGACTTGGTCCAGTCGGCTCACGACGTGGCGGAAGGCGGCGTCGCTGTCGCTTTGGCTGAGAAGACTTTCGGTAACGGGCTTGGCGTAGACGTAAGCCTTGCCGGGTCAAAAACTACGGCGTTATTCAGTGAAACACAATCGCGCTTTTTGCTCACGGTATCGCCTGAGCAAGCACAAGCATTCGAGAATACAGTGAAAGATGCACGGAAAATCGGTGAAGTCACGGGTGATCGCATGATCGTCAAAGGGGAAGACGGAGCCGTCTGGATCGATGAATCGGTCGAAACGCTCCGCTCCGCCTGGAAAGGGGCTATACCATGCTTGCTGAAATCAGAGGCTTAAACGAAGAATGTGGGATTTTTGGCATTTGGGGCCACACCAACGCAGCGCAACTCACGTATTATGGGCTTCATGCTTTGCAGCACCGCGGCCAAGAAGGCGCAGGAATCGTTTCGACTGATGGAGAGGCTTTACGCGCATTAAAAGGTGAAGGCATGGTCAGTGAAGTGTTCACTCCAGAGAAATTGGAGAAGATCACCGGTACTGCAGCCATCGGCCACGTCCGCTATGCAACAGCAGGCGGCAGCGGCATCGAAAATGTCCAGCCTTTGCTGTTCAATTCGACGACAGGAAGCCTGGCAATTTCGCATAACGGCAATTTGGTTAACGCGACGCAATTAAAAGGGCATTTGGAGCGTCAAGGAAGTATTTTCCAAACGACATCCGATACGGAAGTGCTCGCACACTTAATCAAGCGCAGCGGTTACGAAAGCTTTGAAGAAAAAGCGAAAAACGCCTTGTCTCTATTGAAAGGGGCGTTTGCATGC includes these proteins:
- the purQ gene encoding phosphoribosylformylglycinamidine synthase subunit PurQ yields the protein MKFAVIVFPGSNCDLDMYHAIKDELGEEAEYVWHDTHDLSGYDGILLPGGFSYGDYLRAGAIARFSGVMDEVRKAAEAGKPVLGICNGFQILTEAGLLPGMLMRNKDLKFTCRTVSLKVENAHTLFTNEYKEGEEIRIPVAHGEGNYYCDDATYQHLKDNNQIVFTYAEDFNGSRNNIAGIINERGNVLGMMPHPERAVSDLIGGTDGLPLFRSIVKQWRESHVSHA